One Streptomyces sp. NBC_00554 DNA segment encodes these proteins:
- a CDS encoding NAD(P)H-binding protein, whose product MDASPEFTLVIGATGTTGSRVTAQLAAAGRRVKAASRRAAPVDGATPVDGTTPVRFDWDDPTSFDGALEGADRVYLIPPLGSPDPAAVMLPFLRQARAAGVHRAVLLSSSAIPAGGPAVGQVHQALPGLFSQWAVLRPSWFMQNFTGDHAHAMTIRADGTIRTAAGEGRVGFVDADDIAAVAVHALTEPQAPNTDLVITGPQALGYDDIAATLTQVTGRTITHHRLTYEQMRDRLAADMPAEFAAMLAGMDRTIAEGAEDRTTDTVQRLTGRPPRSFQAFAERELGLLRS is encoded by the coding sequence ATGGACGCGTCACCGGAGTTCACCCTGGTCATCGGGGCCACCGGCACCACCGGCAGCCGTGTCACCGCCCAACTGGCCGCCGCGGGACGGCGCGTGAAAGCCGCCAGTCGTCGTGCCGCACCTGTGGACGGGGCAACTCCCGTGGACGGGACCACTCCCGTCCGCTTCGACTGGGACGACCCCACGTCCTTCGACGGCGCCCTCGAAGGCGCGGACCGGGTCTATCTCATCCCGCCGCTCGGCTCTCCGGACCCGGCAGCCGTCATGCTGCCCTTCCTCCGGCAGGCCCGCGCCGCGGGCGTCCACCGCGCGGTCCTGCTCAGCTCGTCGGCGATCCCCGCCGGAGGCCCCGCGGTGGGACAGGTTCACCAGGCCCTGCCCGGTCTGTTCTCCCAGTGGGCGGTCCTGCGGCCCTCGTGGTTCATGCAGAACTTCACCGGCGACCACGCACACGCCATGACGATCCGAGCGGACGGAACCATCCGGACGGCCGCCGGTGAGGGCCGCGTCGGGTTCGTCGACGCCGACGACATCGCCGCCGTCGCCGTACACGCGCTGACCGAGCCGCAGGCCCCGAACACCGACCTGGTCATCACCGGCCCGCAAGCACTGGGCTACGACGACATCGCCGCCACCCTCACCCAGGTCACCGGCCGGACCATCACCCACCACCGGCTGACCTACGAGCAGATGCGCGACCGTCTCGCCGCCGACATGCCCGCCGAGTTCGCCGCGATGCTCGCCGGCATGGACCGCACCATCGCCGAAGGCGCCGAGGACCGCACCACCGACACGGTCCAGCGCCTCACCGGCCGCCCACCGCGCAGCTTCCAGGCTTTTGCGGAACGGGAGTTGGGCCTGCTCCGGAGCTGA
- a CDS encoding nuclear transport factor 2 family protein has protein sequence MTTNTAPADLYRHGLRLLLDKDIPAWVDLWDGDGILEFPFAPEGWPTRLEGKAAIAEYMRDYPDHIDLHEFPYVEIHQTIAPETIVVEMRGVGRVVDTGSPFDMSYIAVVTVRNGLITSYRDYWNPLAVQDPATNFAGSN, from the coding sequence ATGACCACGAACACCGCACCGGCGGACCTGTACCGCCACGGCCTGCGACTACTGCTGGACAAGGACATCCCCGCGTGGGTCGACCTGTGGGACGGGGACGGCATCCTCGAGTTCCCCTTCGCGCCGGAAGGCTGGCCGACGCGGCTGGAGGGCAAGGCGGCCATCGCCGAGTACATGCGCGACTACCCCGACCACATAGACCTCCACGAGTTCCCCTACGTCGAGATCCACCAGACCATCGCGCCGGAGACCATCGTGGTCGAGATGCGCGGGGTGGGCCGCGTGGTGGACACCGGCAGCCCCTTCGACATGTCCTACATCGCCGTTGTCACCGTCAGGAACGGCCTCATCACCAGCTACCGCGACTACTGGAACCCGCTCGCCGTCCAGGACCCCGCCACCAACTTCGCCGGGAGCAACTGA
- a CDS encoding TetR/AcrR family transcriptional regulator — translation MPERKPRADATRNREAVLVAADALFARCESPESVTMADIAAAAGVGKATLFRGFGDRTGLIHALYETRLAPIRLAAEEGAPPLGPATPPLQRVPALLDAVLCFKLDNRHLALALEGTGGDSPYVAGHYERWHGTLRAALEQIPGLDGSDFTAHALLAATRADLVEHLVGRQGMTREEMRAQLAAFAARVLGSCTSLG, via the coding sequence ATGCCCGAGCGCAAGCCCCGCGCCGACGCAACTCGCAACAGGGAGGCCGTCCTTGTGGCCGCCGACGCGCTCTTCGCCCGTTGCGAGAGCCCCGAGTCGGTCACCATGGCCGACATCGCGGCAGCGGCCGGCGTCGGCAAGGCAACGCTCTTCCGTGGCTTCGGCGACCGCACGGGCCTGATCCACGCGCTGTACGAGACGCGGCTCGCGCCGATCAGGCTCGCCGCCGAAGAGGGGGCGCCGCCTCTGGGACCGGCCACCCCGCCGCTCCAGCGCGTCCCCGCCCTCCTCGACGCCGTCCTGTGCTTCAAGCTCGACAACCGCCACCTTGCCCTGGCGCTGGAGGGAACCGGCGGCGACAGCCCTTATGTGGCCGGGCACTACGAGCGGTGGCACGGCACGCTCCGGGCCGCGCTGGAGCAGATTCCCGGGCTCGACGGCAGCGATTTCACCGCGCACGCCCTGCTTGCGGCCACCCGCGCCGACCTCGTCGAACACCTCGTCGGCCGGCAGGGGATGACTCGCGAGGAGATGCGGGCTCAGCTGGCGGCCTTCGCTGCGAGGGTCCTGGGGTCCTGTACGTCGCTGGGCTGA
- a CDS encoding TIGR03364 family FAD-dependent oxidoreductase, translating to MRVIVVGAGVVGTLHAWHAVERGHEVVQIEREAEARGASLRNFGQIWVSGRAGGEELETALRARELWESIGARVPGIGFRANGSLTPVRGEHELAVAEAAVARPDAAARGYKLLTAGEALAVNPALRGAYDAALYCERDAAVEPRVSQLALRTELLKSPRYTFLPGREVRDVVGGHAVRDDHGEVHRGDVVVLCTGAWLGGLVRELAGPELPVRRVRLQMMQTEPLGEPLTTSVADADSFRYYPAYRGDALDRLNSSQPQAETAAAHRMQLLMVQRADGGLTIGDTHEYEHPFAFDTVEEPYEHLTGVVESFLGRPLPKIRRRWAGVYAQCTDTGRVVHRQRVRDGVWLVTGPGGRGMTCSPAIAETTADELGW from the coding sequence GTGAGAGTGATAGTCGTCGGAGCCGGCGTGGTGGGCACCCTGCATGCCTGGCACGCAGTGGAGCGCGGCCACGAGGTCGTGCAGATCGAGCGTGAGGCGGAGGCCCGCGGGGCCTCGCTACGCAACTTCGGGCAGATCTGGGTGAGTGGTCGCGCCGGAGGAGAGGAGCTCGAAACCGCCCTGCGGGCAAGGGAGTTGTGGGAGTCGATCGGGGCGCGCGTCCCGGGGATCGGCTTCCGGGCGAACGGGTCCCTGACCCCGGTACGCGGCGAGCATGAACTCGCCGTCGCCGAGGCGGCCGTGGCCCGCCCGGACGCCGCCGCGCGCGGCTACAAGCTGCTGACGGCGGGCGAGGCGCTCGCCGTGAACCCGGCGCTGCGGGGTGCGTACGACGCCGCCCTCTACTGCGAGCGCGACGCGGCCGTCGAACCGCGCGTCTCCCAACTCGCCCTCCGCACTGAGTTGTTGAAGTCTCCCCGTTACACCTTCCTGCCGGGGCGCGAGGTCCGCGACGTCGTCGGTGGGCACGCGGTCCGCGACGACCACGGGGAGGTGCACCGCGGCGACGTGGTGGTGCTGTGCACAGGGGCCTGGCTGGGCGGTCTCGTACGGGAGCTGGCGGGTCCTGAGCTTCCCGTGCGGCGCGTACGGCTGCAGATGATGCAGACCGAGCCGCTCGGCGAACCGCTCACCACCTCCGTCGCCGACGCGGACAGCTTCCGCTACTACCCGGCCTACCGCGGCGATGCGCTCGACCGGCTCAACTCCAGCCAGCCGCAGGCCGAGACGGCTGCCGCCCACCGTATGCAGCTGCTCATGGTGCAGCGCGCGGACGGCGGGCTGACCATCGGCGACACCCACGAGTACGAGCACCCCTTCGCCTTCGACACCGTCGAGGAGCCGTACGAGCACCTGACCGGCGTCGTCGAGTCCTTCCTCGGACGGCCGCTGCCGAAGATCCGGCGGCGCTGGGCCGGGGTGTACGCGCAGTGCACCGACACCGGCCGGGTGGTGCACCGGCAGCGGGTGCGGGACGGGGTGTGGCTGGTCACCGGGCCCGGCGGGCGCGGCATGACCTGCTCACCCGCCATTGCCGAGACGACCGCCGACGAACTGGGATGGTGA
- a CDS encoding HAD family hydrolase: MDIRLVVLDMAGTTVADGGLVERAFATAARELGVEPDSADHAAKLDHVRATMGESKISVFRQLFGEEALAQRANSAFEKAYGELVDEGLIAPIDGAREAIEELAGSGRTVVLTTGFARVTQDAILDALGWRELVPLTLCPADAGGRGRPYPDMVLEAFLRTRAAEGVRQVAVVGDTSYDMLSGVRAGAGVVAGVLTGAHGGAALRAAGATAVLGSVAELPSLLGGVGS; this comes from the coding sequence GTGGACATACGACTCGTGGTGCTCGACATGGCCGGCACCACCGTCGCCGACGGCGGGCTCGTCGAGCGGGCATTCGCCACAGCCGCGCGGGAGTTGGGCGTCGAGCCGGACTCCGCCGACCACGCGGCGAAGCTCGACCACGTCCGCGCCACCATGGGCGAGTCCAAGATCTCCGTCTTCCGCCAGCTGTTCGGGGAGGAGGCGCTCGCCCAGCGGGCCAACTCCGCCTTCGAGAAGGCGTACGGGGAGCTCGTCGACGAGGGGCTCATCGCACCGATCGACGGGGCGCGCGAGGCGATCGAGGAACTCGCCGGGTCCGGGCGGACGGTCGTGCTGACCACCGGATTCGCCCGGGTCACCCAGGACGCCATCCTCGACGCCCTGGGATGGCGGGAGTTGGTGCCGCTCACGCTGTGTCCCGCCGACGCCGGAGGGCGCGGGCGGCCGTACCCCGACATGGTGCTCGAGGCGTTCCTGCGGACGCGGGCCGCGGAGGGCGTGCGGCAGGTCGCAGTCGTGGGCGACACCTCGTACGACATGCTCAGCGGCGTACGCGCCGGGGCCGGGGTCGTCGCCGGAGTGCTCACCGGGGCGCACGGGGGCGCGGCGCTGCGGGCGGCGGGGGCCACGGCCGTCCTCGGGTCCGTCGCCGAACTGCCCTCCCTGCTCGGGGGAGTCGGGTCATGA
- a CDS encoding ABC transporter ATP-binding protein, translating into MSGGIRFENVSVAYGGTTVLDSLDLTVEPGEVMALLGPSGSGKTTALRAVAGFVRPVSGRVFLGGRDVTDEPPYRRGIGMVVQQYALFPHMRVADNVAFGLKAQKVARAEIPARVADALEMTGMGEFARRYPRELSGGQQQRVAIARALAVRPGVLLLDEPLSALDAQLRSGMLGELARLHRELPDVSILYVTHDQVEALTLADRIAVMDRARLRDCGTPRELYRSPRTEFTASFVGNANLLPVTVGSGVVAFAGAELKVDTVDAVSGASATLCVRPHLVGLGAGPNQIVGTVSEVQWRGSTHRLYVDVGGHRVMADLRELREPPAYGDSVTLHFAPEDAVLLSAGVAHG; encoded by the coding sequence ATGAGCGGTGGCATCCGCTTCGAGAACGTGTCCGTCGCGTACGGCGGGACCACCGTCCTCGACTCGCTCGACCTCACCGTCGAGCCCGGCGAGGTCATGGCGCTGCTCGGGCCCTCCGGGTCCGGGAAGACGACCGCGTTGCGTGCGGTCGCCGGGTTCGTGCGGCCTGTTTCCGGGCGGGTGTTCCTCGGCGGGCGTGACGTCACCGACGAGCCGCCGTACCGGCGGGGGATCGGGATGGTCGTGCAGCAGTACGCGCTGTTCCCGCACATGCGGGTCGCGGACAACGTGGCCTTCGGGCTGAAGGCGCAGAAGGTCGCCCGGGCCGAGATTCCCGCGCGGGTCGCCGACGCGCTGGAGATGACCGGGATGGGGGAGTTCGCGCGGCGGTATCCGCGTGAGCTGTCCGGGGGGCAGCAGCAACGGGTCGCTATCGCGCGGGCGTTGGCCGTACGGCCGGGGGTGCTGCTGCTCGATGAGCCGCTGTCCGCGCTGGACGCGCAGCTGCGGTCGGGGATGTTGGGGGAACTTGCCCGGCTGCACCGGGAGTTGCCCGACGTTTCGATTCTGTACGTCACCCATGACCAGGTGGAGGCGTTGACCCTGGCGGATCGGATTGCCGTCATGGATCGGGCTCGGTTGAGGGACTGCGGTACGCCGCGTGAGCTGTACCGCAGTCCGCGTACGGAGTTCACGGCGTCGTTCGTGGGGAACGCCAACTTGCTTCCCGTGACCGTCGGTTCGGGTGTCGTCGCCTTTGCCGGTGCCGAGCTCAAGGTCGACACCGTTGACGCGGTGAGTGGGGCCTCGGCCACCCTCTGTGTACGGCCTCACCTTGTCGGGCTGGGGGCCGGGCCCAACCAGATCGTCGGGACCGTCAGTGAGGTTCAGTGGAGGGGGTCCACACATCGGCTGTACGTCGATGTGGGGGGCCACCGGGTGATGGCGGACCTGCGTGAGCTGCGGGAGCCTCCGGCGTACGGGGACTCTGTGACGCTGCACTTCGCGCCGGAGGATGCGGTGTTGCTGTCTGCAGGGGTGGCCCATGGGTAG